The proteins below come from a single Panicum hallii strain FIL2 chromosome 7, PHallii_v3.1, whole genome shotgun sequence genomic window:
- the LOC112900623 gene encoding uncharacterized protein LOC112900623, with protein MDSKVCVFLLVALLGVALALAGSIAGGSMEAVLAGKRQYGAAQLMMTPVTATPTSVLGVEVRRRVLGSISPSSLDPNRAACIGSCPAAGGAYTGRGCQRVYQCSTG; from the coding sequence ATGGACAGCAAAGTGTGCGTCTTTCTGCTCGTCGCGCTGCTCGGCGTTGCTCTAGCACTCGCCGGCTCCATCGCCGGCGGCAGCATGGAGGCCGTGCTGGCCGGCAAGAGGCAGTATGGCGCGGCGCAGCTGATGATGACCCCCGTGACGGCGACGCCGACGTCGGTGCTGGGTGTGGAGGTGCGCCGCCGCGTCCTCGGCAGCATCAGCCCGTCCTCGCTCGATCCCAACAGGGCGGCCTGCATCGGGTCGTGCCCGGCCGCCGGCGGGGCGTACACCGGCCGCGGCTGCCAGAGGGTGTACCAGTGTTCTACAGGCTGA